The DNA region CAAATGTCAAGGCTAAAACCCAACGAATTCACTTTTGCTGCTGTAATCGCAGCAGCAAGTAACATAGCAAGTCTGCGACATGGTCAGCAGTTTCACAACCAGGTGATAAAGATGGGTCTTGATGATGACCCCTTTGTCACAAATTCCCTAGTGGATATGTACGCCAAGTGTGGAAGCATCGAAGAGGCTCACAAGGCATTCAGTTCCACAAACCAAAGAGACATTGCTTGTTGGAATTCCATGATTTCAACATATGCCCAGCATGGAGACGCAGCCAAAGCTCTTGAGGTGTTTGAACGCATGATTATGGAGGGAGTGAAGCCAAATTATGTCACCTTTGTAGGTTTACTATCAGCATGTAGCCATGCTGGACTTCTAGACCTTGGATTTCATCACTTTGAATCGATGTCCAAGTTTGGAATTGAACCAGGGATTGATCATTATGCATGCATGGTTTCCCTCTTGGGCCGTGCTGGTAAAATATATGAAGCTAAGGAATTTGTTAAGAAGATGCCAATAAAACCAGCAGCAGTAGTGTGGAGGAGCTTGCTCAGTGCATGTAGAGTCTCAGGTCATGTAGAATTGGGTACATATGCTGCTGAGATGGCAATTTCGTGTGATCCAGCAGATAGTGGATCATATATAttactttcaaatatttttgcATCAAAAGGTATGTGGGCAAGTGTTAGAATGGTGAGGGAGAAAATGGACATGAGCAGGGTAGTGAAGGAACCAGGTTGGAGCTGGATTGAAGTGAATAATGAAGTTCACAGATTTATTGCCAGAGACACAGCCCATCGTGACTCTACACTTATATCTCTAGTTTTAGACAATTTGATTCTACAGATCAAAGGGTTTGGTTATGTGCCTAACGCTGCCACATTTTTTCTTGATGATTGATATAATTCAAACTGTGATAAATTACAACTAGCCAAGCCTTTAAATTGCTCATCAAGTAAAAGTCAGTACATTGCTTGGTATTTCGTTAGGCAATATTGGGCTTCAAGCTTTTTTCATCctgaagacatttttttaacaatgttAATTTTGTGATCCAATTAAGTTCAAGTCAAGCTCACTTCTCTGTGGATAAAGGATGAGACTGTGCAGTGGTTTTTCCATGGGATTGAACCGTGACAACGAACTTCTACAACACATACCAAAGAGATGGAGATGTTCTCTTGTGGGTGACATGTAAAGGAAGGCAACGCTAAGCTTGAGTTTAGGTGGACAAAGACACAACTAATAGGCAGAATTGttgattatgtaatttttttttgacaaaaattgtTGATTATGTGTTAACTGGTACATAGATGCAAATGTGACCTTGCAACTATAGTCTATAGATTCATCTAATAGTACCGACGACTTTGTGCACGTAAAAATTTGTATTTCTGGTTACTACGAAGTTCCAAGGATAGGGCAGTTTTTTGTTGAAGAAAACAATATAAACGGTGACACTGACACCATCCATCCTCTCcaaaagaatttcttttcaatcTGGATTGGCGTGctttaacattattaaaaatatttacccGTATCTTAAATAAGAGTCAATTcaaagcatttttttaaataaattactttcaaattaaCCGCTTAATGGAAATACTAAGCAAAGATtctatgtatatttaataatttacaattggtatattttaaaatttacaaagatTTATTACTTCTTTTACTAGGATAATTTCTTACCAATACCAtggttacattaaaaaaaagtcacaaaATTGAGAATAAGACATTAaagtaatttcttttaaaaaaatacataaaagtaattacatagaatttatttttattaatttttatcaattttgtgtttatgtattttaatattttttcatattatgttAATGACAAAACAATACGTGGGCCTGGGACATGGATCTTCGAGTCGGGTCAAGGCCCGTTAGATAGGGTTTATACAAATTGAGGCACCTCTATGATTTCATTTGCGCATCGAACCAAAATTAGGGTTTTTGTCGTAGCAGGAAGAAGCAGCAATGGCGCCGAAGATAACACGCAAGGTCAGCAGAAACCCCGAATTGATAAGGGGAATCGGAAAGTACTCGAGGTCGCAGATGTACCACAAGAGGGGCATTTGGGCTATCAAGGCCAAAAACGGTGGCGTTTTACCTCGCCACGACCCCAAACCCAAACCTGAAACTCCCACTGAAAAACCACCCAAATTTTACCCCGCTGATGATGTCAAGAAACCCCTTGTCAACAAGCACAAACCCAAACCAGCTAAGCTCAGGTGCATTATCAATCTCATTCTCACTTGTTATGTGTAATGGATTCtaaaatttgtgtttttatttgattttagtttagtttgtgtaattgatttgatttggagtTTGAGATGTTAGAAAGACATGTCATAGAATGattgaataatataatatgcTGATACAAAGCTCAGGTTAAATTTATAACAATAGAAGCTACTCGGTTTTATATGCACTAATTAACTTAGTAAAATGGTTTGGAAACTAACCAATTCACTAACACGTAACTAAGTAGAATCAGCAGTTCtaacttttagttttaattatatcaatttattttatgttagtcTAGGTTATTGGTAAATGATGGAATgtatttgagtatttttttcaataaaatttttctGGTTtggttatgttttatttttatgtggAACTTATGGCATGTGATTCtgttttgtttgtgtttcaGGGCTAGCATTACCCCCGGAACAGTGTTGATTCTTCTTGCTGGTAGATTTAAGGGAaagagggtagtgtttttgaaGCAGCTACCTTCTGGGTTGCTTCTTGTAACAGGTGAGTTTTGTTGTTAAACATTATTGCTGAGATTGTGCATGCTAAGCATTTTGTTCATTTGTCATTGtattaataaattgaattttttattttatcctgatgagtaataatcaattatttctCTTGTATGTAAAATGTTGCTTCTCTATTATTGCTTGGGTGTATACTAGTGTTTCATCTCGCAATGTTGTCTCTTATTATACTAGGGATTTCATTATCTGATTTAACCTTAATAGGAAAcagtgaaaatagaaaacaataataagatgtttaaacttttcaaaacaGGAAATAAAACCAATTTATCCCTTTATTTCCCATCTAGTGTAGTTTTCCGGGTATGTGGGTGGAAATGCTAGTGACTAGTGGTTATCTTGGTGGGTGTGCTCTAGAATGTACATTGGCATTGGTTTTTTAGTACCTAATACCTATGGATCACaaatttgaatttgggatgTACTCTGTTCTCCACCCATTTCTGGTCCGTCTTATGTCTCTCACGTGCCATTTCAGGTCCTTTCAAGGTTAATGGAGTTCCTTTGAGACGTGTGAATCAGGCCTATGTTATTGGCACATCAACCAAAGTAGATGTCTCTGCTGTTAATGTCAACAACTTTGATGACAAATACTTTGCGAAGGAAGcccagaggaagaagaagaagggagaaGGGGAGTTCTTTGAGGCAGAGAAGGAGGTGGGATTATCagttttttgattttgttgatgttCTCCCTGTTATTCTTACGTGCTTCTGCGTGCTGATCTCTGCATTCTTTTTTCCAATGATGCAGGAAAAGAGCGTGTTACCCCAGCAGAAGAAAGATGACCAGAAAACAGTGGATGCTGCATTGTTAAAAGCCATTGAGAGTGTGCCAGACTTGAAGTCTTATTTGGGTGCCAGGTTTTCTCTAAAGGCTGGCGTGAAACCTCATGAGCTAGTCTTCTAGAGGAAAGAAGGGTGTTACTCTTGTTTTTGATAACCTGTTTGTTTATTGGTGTTGATCCTTATAGTTGCACTCTTATAACATTCTTGTTAACAGACAAATGAAGAacctaaaattttgttaggcAATCGATTGTGACGCGTGCTCTTAACATTTTGTTGATTGTGTGAATTTTAGATATTGTGTGGACCTTTAGCAcgccaaatgaaaaaaattggaaaCAGATGTACATGTGGTCAAGGAAATCTTTCCATAATacattcataaaattttaagatatagATATCAGAAGAATCGACAATGACTAGGATGAATCTTCCCGagtattttttttggctttttaatATACAATAGCTACATGTTTTGTTGCCCTTGGCTTCTGAAGTTATAATTTTCTgttcacttgtttttttttagagaaaattgACTTGCAGCAGTAATTTtgctttttgaaaattttaaacacCTCAATATAAGTCATATTATAATCatgtttaattatattcttgtttagactaaatttgaaaaaataatcctttattttttgaagTTCTTTTTGAAAAGCTGATAAACGTGAAGTATtactttttcataataaatttaatacggatttttttagagaaaagttTAGGGTAGTGGCTGTGTCAGGACATGCTTCAGGTCACCACTCAATTAATATACActaataatagtattaaaaaaaatgaaaacttttCCTTCTtaaatttggatgaaatttacactttcaaaggtaaagaataatatattatttttaaagtttaatgcCTATGTATcattcaattatattataaattattatttgaattattttaaaatgattattttaaaagtgaaaaaaattattatataatgaacTATTGAatgattgtataatttttttcgtGAGAAATAAAGGATAACATAAGATGTAAGGTTCGATGAGATAATGATCCAAGCTCAGCAAATTAGTTGCCTTGGCGATAAAAATGTTGAAAGGAGAGGTTCTATTTACGAGCTTTGAAGTTGCTGGTCCTTCGAATAAGGGTGGTATGCAGTGCCGTTCACGTCCAACAATTGCAAAACAATAAGAGAATCTGAGTCACATATAAGTATTAGTTGACGAAAACCAGCGTCCCAAGCTATTTGAAGACCGTGCATGAAACTCAGCATTTACATTTGTGATAAAACCGCCAGAACCTTTGAAACCAAGATGTCATTGGTCAGGATCATCTCTGAGGAGGCCTccggataaaaattaaatatcatattagaAATTTATAATACTCATATATTCTGCTGAATATTTATGTGAgccaaagaggaaaaaaaaacagtttttcaTTCATAGGTACAAGATTCAATCTTGTTCTAATAGGAAATAATGCACAATAAAACTAACTCTCACATCTaacaaacaaaagaataaaaataacttacttattacttatagaaaataaaatcatttaaatagtTTGATGGCACGTgtcaatttaaacaaattaaattttaattagtaaaatgaagactggtatactaaaaaaaattatggacaCATTAGTCTGGGCTTGGAGCATGGATCCTTTGAGTCAGGTCAAGGCCCGTTAGATTTTATACAGAACAGGTATCTATATGTCTGATTTTCATTTGCACATTAAACGAGAATTAGGGTTTGTAGTGCAGCAGGAAGAAGCAATAATGGCGCCGAAGATAACACGTAAGGTTAGCAGAAACCCCGAATTGATAAGGGGAATCGGAAAGTACTCGAGGTCTCAAATGTACCACAAGAGGGGCATTTGGGCTATCAAGGCCAAAAACGGTGGCGTTTTACCTCGCCACGGTCCTAAACCCAAACCTGAAACTCCCGCTGAAAAACCACCCAAATTTTACCCTGCTGACGATGTCAAGAAACCCCTTGTCAACAAGCACAAACCCAAACCCGCGAAGCTCAGGTTCATTTTCACTTCattcttatttgttttgacTTATTTTATGGTGATGCTAGTAAATAAATTGGGGATCTGGAAATGTAGGTTATCGCTGATTGCtgattaataaaatgaatgagtttttttttcttaataaaattgcTTTggtttaatgatgttttatttatatatggaGCTCATGGAGTGTGATTTTGTGATGGGTGTGTGTTCAGGGCTAGCATTACTCCCGGGACAGTGTTGATTCTTCTTGCCGGTAGATTTAAGGGAAAGAGGGTAGTCTTTTTGAAGCAGCTTCCTTCTGGGTTGCTTCTTGTAACTGGTGAGTTTTGTCATTAATATGATACTTCTTATTGCTGAGATTTTGCATGCTAAGCATATTGTTTAATGTGTGATGTTTTGACTGTTGTTATCATCAATTGAATTTATATTGTAATTGTTGTTGATAATTGGTTAGTAAGTGTTGCTTGAGGTCTGTACTTCTGTTTCAACTcacaattttgtttgttgttatgtTGCTTTtccattttgtgtatttttatgtGTGTGCGTGTAAATGTTAGTGATTATTTTGGGGGTGTGCTTTAGTTTAGAATGTAGATTGACATTGGTTTTTTGGTACAtgttgatttcaaattttaatagcacTTGACTCTTGCTTTTCTGAGATGTACTCTGTGCTCCATCCATTTCTGGTCTGGCTTATGTTTGTCACTTGCCACTTCAGGTCCTTTCAAGATTAATGGAGTTCCTTTGAGACGTGTGAATCAGTCCTATGTTATTGGCACTTCAACCAAAGCAAATGTCTCTGCTGTTAATGTCGACCAGTTTGATGACAAATACTTTGCAAAGGAAgcccagaagaagaagaagggagagGGTGAATTCTTTGAGGCAGAGAAGGAGGTGGGATTgtctattttcttattttgttgaAGTTCTTGTTATTTGTAGTTAGTTCTGCATGCTGATCTctgtctttttcttctttctgatGCAGGAAAAGAGTGTGTTGCCCCAGCAGAAGAAAGATGACCAGAAAACTGTTGACTCTGCGTTGATAAAAGCCATCGAGAGTGTTCCAGACTTGAAGACTTATCTGGGTGCCAGGTTTTCTCTAAAGGCTGGCGTGAAACCTCATGAGCTAGTCTTCTAGAGTAAAGGGGTGTTACTCTTGTTTTTCATATCCTGGTTGTTTATTGATGTTTGTCCGTATAGCTGCGCTCTTATAACTTGTTAACAGACAAATTAAGTACTTAAAAATTTTGTTAGGCTACCAACTGTTTCTCTCGGACATTCCTTCCTGCAATTTTGCTCCTTTTCACACTTTGTTGATTGTATGAATTTTAGATTTTAGATGTGTATGGGGCTTTCATCTTGTCATGTCAAATGAAGTGGTGCATAGTCATTAGTGGATGCTACCTGGTTGATCCTGCAGTATTGATAACTATATTCTTTTAGCATGTGGTTAGGAGTTTAGGAGTTTGATTCTTAAGTCAGTGTGTATGGAAGAATATCTGTAGTTGAGAGAGGTTAGATTGTTAAATGAATTTTCGGATTGGGAGAGTTTAGTCTTTAgctcttaaaataaaagaatcattGATAGTAAAAAGGGCATGAAATACTATTGAGTAAATCATAACCTTAATGTATAGATCATCCATTTCTTCTATTGGTATTATCATaccttattatattttaaagtaaatcatattaaattaaaaaggtaagtaaataataaaaaggtaTAAATAATATCATCACATCAGTGAGTTGAGTCGTTGATTTAAGAGTTTAGAAGAACTTGCTAAACGAACTAAAGGACATCGGGTTTAATTAGGTTGAGTTGGATCTGACTCCAACAACAAAATTCTTACTAAAATAGTTGGGTCTGATTGGGTTCATAAGTTATTCAAACTAGTGAATACCTCTAATTGAATAACTTTGTATGTGGTCGTGTGTTGGTGGTTTAGAAGTAATAAACCAGATAATTAAATcgttcaaaatttaatatattctaaaactatatatattaattttgatgtaCATGAGGCATCAAATTATTGtgttaaatctaaaattttgtgaatgaaacttttaatctaataataagttttgacataaaattacttttaatctattttttttactcagcaaaaaaaaaactaattaaaagttattgagtgatttctttttggatttaaatttaaaatgaaaatttgaaataataaagTATGACCTATGAAATAAtagttattaattaatgaaaaaaataatagttgaaacttaaaaagtaaaataataggAAGTCCGAAGTGGTACTTGAAGAGActaaagccatatcttttctttttttacaactAAAGCCATATTTTAAatgcgttttttttttgtatttttttatgatatattaaaGAAATGTGGTTTGTCAGTTTTGGAAATTTCGCAACGTGGAACTAAACccaaagaaattattaataagATGGAATGATTGTGGTAAAACTAACAGGGTCAGCTGGAGCCTCCAGATATATCAATTGTATGATGGGACAGAGTTTGTTAGATAACTTGCAAAACATTTATTGATGCTAAATCTTGTTGGAATTTCCTGAAGAGGAAAATTTAGTTGGTTGGAAGTTGCCGTGCGTTGGTGGTCCTACTCCCGGTTTAGATAATGGATAATGGCCTAAAGCAATTTTAGTCCTTAGAAATTAAAGCACTCTTGCAAATTGGGTTTAAGTTGTAAAGCGTCCAAcgcaaaatatttatttggttgtcatcataaaaatgGAGCATTGCAGGCTGGCAAGAATTGCAGTTAAAGCATGACCACtggtaattatttatttaatgtaccCCAAATCTCAGTAATAGGTTAACAACACCCACGATGACCGTAGTAGAGCTGATATATAGTGGAAACCCTTTTATAGTTTTTCGGAACCACCGGCGAAGAATAATCATTAACAAGTAACCTATTTTGTACAGTATTTATTTAGCTGCACAATGGATAAATGGAAAATATTCACCATGTTTTGGAGCTAGCAAACAGGTTTTTTAGTTATGACTAATGAACGCCGTTTAAATGGTTACCATCTTTACCTATagttggattaaaaaaaaatttagctaCCATAAGAAGTAACAGAGAGAATCATCGCCAAAGGTAGATTAGGactgaaaacaaaaggtttgtttttaaattaagatcAATAGCTAATAAGTATTTATCACCAAACGAACAGACAAGCAAGCTGTTCCTATCCAGAATCTTCAGAAAACAAGAGAAAGATTGCACTTGCCCTTGAATATTAGGCTTTCACACAACAATTGAAGTAGCTGAGGAAGCTCTTCCTTGCCTGtcagggaaaataaataaataaataatgatgtaAAAGATGTGCACCATACGTATGTACGACATATAATTGAGCAATATTAATCAGAAACCACAAATGTACTACTACCTGAGGACAATCTATTTCGGATCTAGAGATGAAGCTGATATGCAGTAAGTTCTTCTTTGAAATTCCACCATAGACATTgggttgttttcttttattttatttttttgatacaTTTTATTTGGGCTGTTTTCTACTAGCTAGGCTTCTCATAACCACATAAAGGGACATTATCCCCAACAAAATGCGAGCAacctatatattttattatgtgtGGCTCTCTTACTATTGAATAGAATGTAATTGCCCCAAACATCCATCGCATGTGCAATAACTAGAATTGCGTGTTGCCTAGGTATCTAGATGATACACAACAATAATTTGGGTCCCACCATAATATTCTCTATATTGTATAATTTAGTGTATCCTCTTCTTTCTTTGGTGGAAAATATTTGCATATTTTTCAACTACATTATTCTTCACTACTTTCTTTCCATATTGTGTTCATTAATATATGGTACAGCTACAGCTGCTAACAAAGTAGAAAACCACGGATCTATGTCCCTTACTTGTTCAACATAATCcgatattattttgattttcttcattttcttttccagAGTCTCAGCTTTTCAGTGACGGGGTAGACGGAAGATTGTGTATATGCCATTCATTTATTCATTAATAGTGTGTAATTTAATCATGATGAAGATTTGTATAGTTAGGTTCATCCCAAGTCCTAATACTAGAAATGAAAGGagaatatatgaaattaaacTTGAAGAGTAAAAAAAAGACATTGTTTTAAATGATATTTCTTGAAGAGTAACGATATTTTTTTGGCAAGAAAACCCTCTATGTCAACTCGAGTTTTTTAAATCCAAATATGAACTAATGGGTGGCTTTTTCTATGTGGAGACAGACAGGTTACTAGTTTGAAATTTGTAAATGCTCTGTAGCTCAAGGTCAAGGAGAGGACAGACAAAGAGTTAAAGTCAGAAGCAAAGACCTCTCATCCCATAGTTTTATACATTAACTATACGTCTATACCTACTTGCTAGAAAAATGTTGTTCATAGGACAACTTTATAATACACATTTTACAActgaatgtgtgtgtgtgtgagagagagatagaggaGTGTAGAATAAGATAACCAAtgtgataaaagtaaaaaagaaaaaaaaatttgtaaaataggGATGTGGGAAAAATGAGtaagaataatattattcaaagatATATATGTTCACCAACACACTCTTCTTCAACTATATTGAGTTATATTATCTATAAagcattttttatgatataacaTTCATTCACAAATTGGTTAATGTAGTTTATACATTTGTAAGAAGGATATTGAAAATGCCGATGAAAAAGAGTAAATTGCATAGCTTTTAATATGAAAAGGAGTGGAgggaaaacaagaaagaaaaaattatttaaagagaTTTCATAAAAAAGTAATCTCTCTcagaatttgatttttgatcAAGCTTAATAACATCATTGATTCATATAGCCAATTTCACTTAACAGGATTTATCCATCATATTCATTGTCTTATATGAgacttctctctcttcttt from Glycine soja cultivar W05 chromosome 8, ASM419377v2, whole genome shotgun sequence includes:
- the LOC114421915 gene encoding 60S ribosomal protein L6-1-like; the encoded protein is MAPKITRKVSRNPELIRGIGKYSRSQMYHKRGIWAIKAKNGGVLPRHDPKPKPETPTEKPPKFYPADDVKKPLVNKHKPKPAKLRASITPGTVLILLAGRFKGKRVVFLKQLPSGLLLVTGPFKVNGVPLRRVNQAYVIGTSTKVDVSAVNVNNFDDKYFAKEAQRKKKKGEGEFFEAEKEEKSVLPQQKKDDQKTVDAALLKAIESVPDLKSYLGARFSLKAGVKPHELVF
- the LOC114421914 gene encoding 60S ribosomal protein L6-like, coding for MAPKITRKVSRNPELIRGIGKYSRSQMYHKRGIWAIKAKNGGVLPRHGPKPKPETPAEKPPKFYPADDVKKPLVNKHKPKPAKLRASITPGTVLILLAGRFKGKRVVFLKQLPSGLLLVTGPFKINGVPLRRVNQSYVIGTSTKANVSAVNVDQFDDKYFAKEAQKKKKGEGEFFEAEKEEKSVLPQQKKDDQKTVDSALIKAIESVPDLKTYLGARFSLKAGVKPHELVF